TCCACGGCCAGGATTCGGACGTGAACATCGCCACCGAGCACCCCGAATTCACCGAATGGCGCTGGATGCCGGTCGGCGACCTGCTGGAAAACATCGTCCCCTTCAAGCGCGAGGTCTATGCGCGGGTGCTGGAGCTGTTCGCTGACGAGCTGATCTGACCTGTCTAGGTGCCGCGGTCCCCGACGCCGGCGACCGCGCCCCGGCTACTGACGCCAGTCGAAGAAATCATCCGCGACACGGGACAGCAGCTTTTCCGCCATCTCGCGGCCAAGGGCAGCACCGTCCTCGATCGGGGCGCTCTGGTCGTCGGCATGGGCTTCGGAGCCGTCGGGGCGCAGGATCTCTCCGCGCAGGCGCAGGGAGGTGCCGTCAAGATCTGCCAGCCCGGCGATGGGGGTTTCGCAAGAGCCGTCGAGACGGGCAAGGAAGGCGCGTTCGGCTGCAAGGCGTTGACCGGTGGGCTGATGGTGGATCGGCTCCAGCAGCGCAGCGGTAGCGCTGTCGGTCTGGCGTCGTTCAATGCCGATGGCGCCCTGCGCGATGGCGGGCAGCATGTCTTCGGGGGCAATGGCGCTGCGGGCGATTTCGGCCATGCCGAGGCGATTGAGCCCGGCCATGGCAAGAAAGGTCGCATCGGCCACCCGTTCATCCAGCTTGCGCAGCCGGGTCTGCACATTGCCGCGGAACTCCACCACGTTCAGATCCGGCCGGCGCAACAGAAGCTGGGCGCGGCGACGCAGGCTGGAGGTCCCCATGGTGGCGCCCCGGGGCACCTGGGCAATGGCTTCGAAACGGCGCGAGACGAAGGCGTCGCGAGGGTCTTCGCGCGGCAGGTAACAATCGAGGATCAGCCCCTCGGGCTGCTCCACCGGCATGTCCTTCATCGAATGCACCGCGATGTCGATGCTGCCTTCCAGCAGCGCCTGTTCGATTTCGCGGGTGAACAGCCCCTTGCCGCCGACTTCACGCAGTGCCTTGTTCTGAATCCTGTCGCCCGCGGTCGAGATCGGGACGATCCGGAAGGCCTCCTGCGGCAGGTCGAAGGCCGCGGCGATGCGGTCGCGGGTTTCCTCGGCCTGGGCAACGGCGAGGGGGGACCCTCGGGTGCCGATCTTTAGCGGGGCGGCGGGGCTTGGCAGGGCGTTTTTCATGCTCCGAGGGATAGGCGGGCGCAGGCGAGGGCGCAAGAGGAAGGGTGCGCGGGGCATGGGTGGCACCTTGAAGCAGGGATGTCGCGGCGCGGCGGGCGTTGGCACTGCCTCCGGCGGGGATATTTGGAACAGGGAAACATCAGGGGAGGCGCAGGAGAGGCAGGGTTTTCGGTGCTGGTGGGCGGGGGAATGGGGGCATCGGCTTGACAATCGGAGGGCGGACCGCGACCAGAAGGGGAAATGCTGGAGGGAAAAATGGCGCAGAAGACGATCCTGAGGGCCCTGGCCGGAGAGACATTGCCCACACCGCCGATCTGGATGATGCGGCAGGCCGGGCGGTATCTGCCGGAATATCGCGCGACGCGGGCGCAGGCGGGGGATTTCCTGTCGCTGTGCTACAACCCGGAACTGGCCGCCGAGGTGACCCTGCAGCCGATCCGGCGGTATGGTTTCGACGCCGCGATCCTGTTTGCCGATATCTTGCTGTTGCCTCAAGCGCTTGGCGCGGATCTGTGGTTCGTGACCGGAGAGGGACCACGCCTGTCGACGATCACCGACGCAGGTGGCATGGCGACGCTGAAGCCTGCGTCAGAGGTGCACGAAGTGCTGTCGCCGATTTACGACACCCTGAAGATCCTGAAGGGCGCCCTGCCCGAGGAAACGACGCTGATCGGTTTCGCCGGCGCGCCCTGGACCGTGGCGACCTATATGGTGGCCGGGCGTGGCACCCCGGACCAGGGGCCGGCGCACAAGCTCAAGAACGAAGATCCGGCGGTTTTCGACGCGCTGATCGAGCGGCTGATCGAGGGGACCATCGAATACCTTTCGGCCCAGGTCGAGGCCGGGGCAGAGGTGGTGAAGCTGTTCGACAGCTGGGCCGGGTCGTTGCAGGGAGCGGATTTCGACCGTTATGCTCTGGAGCCCATGCGCCGCATCGTGACGGCCTTGCGCGCCAAATACCCCGAGCTGCCGGTGATCCTGTTCCCACGCCAGGCCGGGCCGCGCTATGAAGGGTTCGCCAAGGCAACCGGCGCAAGCTGTGTCGCGCTGGACAATTCCGTCGATGCGCAATGGGCGGCATCCCATGTTCAGGTCGACGGCTGTGTACAGGGCAACCTGGCCCCCGGCCACATGGTCACCGGTGGCGATGAATTGGTTTCAGAGGTGAAACGCATTGCCGGAGCGTTTTCGCAAGGTCCGCATATCTTCAACCTTGGCCACGGTATCACACCGGATGCCGATCCCGAAAACGTGGCTCTGATGATCGAGACCCTGCGCAGCCTCTAGGCGGTATGCGCAGGCTCGGAGCGACCGACGGGGGCGGGCGTCGTCGGGGATGCGGCGGGGTCTTCCGCTGCCGGGTCAGCGGCCTCGCGGTTGACCTTGGCTTCACTTTGACGGGCGCGCAATTGCACGTTCAGGACCGCGCCGATCAGCACCAGGAAGGCGCTGATATACAGCCAGAACAACATCGCGACGGCCGCGCCAAGCGATCCGTAGACCTCGTTGTAATTGGCGAAATTCGACAGGTAGACCGAGAACCCGATCGAGGCCACGGCCCAGAACAACACGGCGAAGGCCGCCCCCGGTGTCACCCAGCCAAGTCGCGCGCCGGCGTTGTTGGGGCCGTAGCGGTAAATCAGGCTCAGCCCGACGTATAGCGCCAGGACAGCTGCCGCCCATCGTGCCAACTCCACCAGCACCGTCGCCAGGCCGCCAAGGGGCACGAAGCTCAGCACCACGGGCACCACGACCACCGAAGCCAATGTCACGATCGCAACCCCGATCAACGCCACGGTCAGGGCGATGGCAATCAGGTAGTGCAGCAGGGACGACCGGTTGTCTTCGCCGTGGATCTGGTTCAGCCCCAGGATCAGCGCTGCCACGCCCGAGCGCGCCGACCAGATCGCGATCAACAGCGACAGCGCCCCGGCCCAGCCAAGCGTGCTGCCGCTGGACGTGGTCAGCGTCATGATCTGTGCTTCGACTAGGGAATAGATCTCGGCAGGGATGATCTCTTGCAGCAATTGCAGCTCCTGCAACACCACATCGGGATCGGAAATCAGCCCCCAGAGCGCGATGGTCGCCGCAAGCGCGGGGAACGTCGCCAGCATGGCATAGAAGGCCACTCCGGCAGCGATCAGCCCCATGTTGAGCTGCCCCATGCGGGCAATGATGCCGCGTATCAAGGTCCAGATGTCGCGCAGGCTCATGGAATTCCCCTTCCGTCGGGGACAAGCTAGCCCGATGCTCCGACGCAGGAAATGGCCCGGGGCATTTTCACCAGCAACAGCGGCAGCAATGCATCGCTTCGTTCAGATCCGTCCTTGCAGCGGGGCGAAGGTGCGCCGCCCCTGTCCCGGGATCAGATCCATTTTGCCAACGGGGGCAGTGACATCAGGACCGCATTCGCGTCATGACCGGTCTCCAGCCCGAATTTCGTGCCCCGGTCGTAAACCAGATTGTATTCGGCATAGAGACCGCGATGCACCAGTTGCGCCTCCTTGTCGGCCTCGTCCCATTCGATACCGCGTCGCTTTTCAATCAGCGGCAGGAAGGCGGGCAGGAAGGCGCGTCCGACATCCTGGATAAAGGCGAAATCGGCCTCCCAATCGCCCGAACAATGATCGTCAAGGAAGATCCCCCCGACGCCACGTGCCCGCATGCGATGCGGGACATAGAAATACTCGTCCGCCCATGCCTTGAACCGCGGGTAGAAGTCCGCGTCGTGGCGGTCGCAATGGGATTTCTGCACGGAATGGAAATGCGCCGTATCCTCGGGACGTTCCAGACAGGGGTTCAGGTCCGACCCACCCCCAAACCACCACCCATGCGGGGTCCAGAACATGCGGGTATTCATGTGCACGGCCGGGCAATGCGGGTTCTGCATATGCGCCACCAGCGAAATCCCCGATGCCCAGAAACGCGGATCATCAGCCATCCCCGGCAGCCCCTTGCGGGCGGCCATCGCCGCCTGCGCGCGTTCGCCCAACTGGCCATGCACGGTCGAAACATTGACCCCGACCTTTTCAAAGACGCGCCCGCCACGCATCACGCTCATCAGCCCGCCCCCGGCGTCCGAACCGTCTTCAGAGGCCCGCCGCGTCTCACTCACCTCGAAACGACCCGGCGCGGTCCCGGAAAGCGGCCCCTTCACCTGTGCCTTCTCCAGCCTTTCGAAGGCCGCGACGATTTCGTCCCGCAGGCTGCGGAACCAGGCGCTGGCGCGGGCCTTTTCGGTGTCCATGTCTGCCATGAAGGCTCCCCTGTCATCTGGCCGGAAATACTCCGGGGTGAATTGAGGGCCCCTGGGGCCTCAAGAGGGGCAGCGCCCCTGCCCTGCGCCCGCTCTGAACGGGCCGAAGGGCTATATTCATTGCGGTAGCGACCGCTCTAAATGCGCTGGTGCGGCGCCTTGTTAATGTGCCGGTGCGGCGACGGAATCCAGCAGGCTACGCCCGCCGTCCACGGTCATGATCTGACCGGTCATGAAGGACGACGCCTCGCAGACCAAATATTGCACCGCCTCGGCCAGTTCGCTTGGCGGGGCGATCCGGTGCAGCGGGGTGTGATCCTCGATATCGGTGCGATATTCGCGGTTGTCCTTCAGCGTTTCCTGCAGGGACGAGGACATGACCGACCCGAAGGCCACAGCATTGACGCGGATCTTGTGCGGTGCCAGCGCCAAGGCCATGCTGCGCGTCATCTGATCCAGAGCCGCAGTCGAGACCGAATAGGCCATCAGGTCCGGGTGGGTGCGTCGGGCGGCGATCGAGGACAGGTTCACGATGGCCCCGTTCTGTCCGGATCCCTGAACACTGTCGCGCGCCTCGGCCTGCTTGATCATCCGCTTGGCAATGGTCTGGCTGACCCGCAGGGCCGTGATCAGGTTCTGCTGCAACAGCGTTTCGACTGCGTCATCATCGGGGTTCAGCGCATCCGACACCGCAATCTGACGCGAGGCATTGACCAGGATATCCACCTGATCAAAGGCATCCAGAGTCGCCGACAGCAGGTTCGCGATGGTCAGCTTTTCCCGCAGGTCGCCGGCGAAATAGCGGATATTGCCTTCGTCCTCGCCGATCTCGCCCAGCTCGGCCTGCAACCGGGCTTCGTCCATGTCGGCGAACATGACATTGGCACCCTTGTCGGCAAACAGCTTGGCGATGGCCAGGCCGATCCCGTTCGCGGCACCCGTCACGATGGCCGTCTTGCCGGCAATCGAAAAGCTCATCTCTGTTTTCCCTTTTGTCCCGGTGGCGAGCCTACTGCGCCGCGCGCAGCTTGGCGAGACCGGCTGCCGCGGGGCTGGAGCCCGCGCAACAGCTTGAAACTGCGGTTTCCGCCGAATTCACCCGAATCGACGAAAAGCTCGTCCAGCAGCGGTTCGTAGGGCAGATGCCGGTTGGCGACCAACAGCAGTTGACCGCGCCCGTTCAGCCCGCGCGCGGCGGCGCGGATGAAATCGCGGCCAAGCTCCGGATCGGCGGCCCGGCTGTTGTGAAATGGCGGGTTCATCACCACCGCGTCCAGCGGCGTCTCGGGCTGCCAGTCGCGGGCATCGGCCCAGTGGAAGGCCGCACGCGTATCGGTGACATTGCGGCGCGCGCAGGCGAGCGCGCTGTGATCGGCCTCGACCAGGTCCAGCCGCGTGACTGCGGAGGCCTTCAGCACCGCGGCGGACAACCAGCCCCAGCCGGCACCCAGATCGGCCACCCGGCCCTTCAACGCCGGCAACGCCTCGGCCAATAGGGCCGAAGCCGGATCGACACCATCGGCCGAAAACACGCCGGGCAAGGTGGTGAAGCCCGGCACGACCTCTTGCGGGCCGGCCACGGCCCAATCGGCGAAATCGCCGTCCTGCATCCAGAACATCCGGCCATGTGCCTTGTTCACAGGGCCTTCGACAGTAGCGCGACGCCGGCAATCCCGAAAGACCGAATCGATGCCGTCTTCCTTCTGGCCATCGACGATCACCGGCCCGGCGGTCATGGTACGGGCGGCAGCGATCAGCCCCCGCGCCTGCGCCTTGGCCCGTGGCAGGCAGACAATCACGGCCGCAAAGGCCCCATCGGCCTTTACAGCGCACTCCGGTCCCAAGGCACAGGCATGGCCGGAGGCGCGAAAGGCCGCATGATCAGGATAAAATCCGGTGACGATACGCAGGCGATCCTTCGGCAGGGCCGTCAGATCTGCCCCCGCACGCGGGGCGAGCACCGCAACAGGACCATCGGGCAGCACAAGGCCACCCTCGTCCAGGGCGAGCGGCAGGCGGGATCCGATCATGGCCGGATCTATTCCTTTTCCATCGTGCATTGCAGCGGATGCTGATGCTTGCGGGCGAAATCCATCACCTGGGCGACCTTGGTTTCCGCGATCTCGTGGCTGAAGACGCCGACGACGGCGACGCCCTTCTTGTGCACGGTCAGCATGATCTCGAAGGCCTGAGCATGGTTCAGGTGGAAGAATTGCTCGAGGATCAGCACGACGAATTCCATCGGCGTGTAATCGTCGTTCAGCAGCAGCACCTTATAGAGCGGCGGGCGTTTTGTCCGGGTACGGGTCTCGACGACGACAGAGGCATCTCCGTCATCGTTGTCGTTGTCTTTGTCCGCCATGGAGATCGGCCACAGGTTCATCATTGCGCTCATCCGCCCGGTTCGGGCAATTGTGGTGCTGGAATCAATGCGTCTATATAGCGTCTCGACCCCTGTTTGAAAGGGGGCGGGAAACCAA
The Pseudooceanicola algae genome window above contains:
- the hemC gene encoding hydroxymethylbilane synthase, with protein sequence MKNALPSPAAPLKIGTRGSPLAVAQAEETRDRIAAAFDLPQEAFRIVPISTAGDRIQNKALREVGGKGLFTREIEQALLEGSIDIAVHSMKDMPVEQPEGLILDCYLPREDPRDAFVSRRFEAIAQVPRGATMGTSSLRRRAQLLLRRPDLNVVEFRGNVQTRLRKLDERVADATFLAMAGLNRLGMAEIARSAIAPEDMLPAIAQGAIGIERRQTDSATAALLEPIHHQPTGQRLAAERAFLARLDGSCETPIAGLADLDGTSLRLRGEILRPDGSEAHADDQSAPIEDGAALGREMAEKLLSRVADDFFDWRQ
- the hemE gene encoding uroporphyrinogen decarboxylase, with amino-acid sequence MAQKTILRALAGETLPTPPIWMMRQAGRYLPEYRATRAQAGDFLSLCYNPELAAEVTLQPIRRYGFDAAILFADILLLPQALGADLWFVTGEGPRLSTITDAGGMATLKPASEVHEVLSPIYDTLKILKGALPEETTLIGFAGAPWTVATYMVAGRGTPDQGPAHKLKNEDPAVFDALIERLIEGTIEYLSAQVEAGAEVVKLFDSWAGSLQGADFDRYALEPMRRIVTALRAKYPELPVILFPRQAGPRYEGFAKATGASCVALDNSVDAQWAASHVQVDGCVQGNLAPGHMVTGGDELVSEVKRIAGAFSQGPHIFNLGHGITPDADPENVALMIETLRSL
- a CDS encoding YihY/virulence factor BrkB family protein — protein: MSLRDIWTLIRGIIARMGQLNMGLIAAGVAFYAMLATFPALAATIALWGLISDPDVVLQELQLLQEIIPAEIYSLVEAQIMTLTTSSGSTLGWAGALSLLIAIWSARSGVAALILGLNQIHGEDNRSSLLHYLIAIALTVALIGVAIVTLASVVVVPVVLSFVPLGGLATVLVELARWAAAVLALYVGLSLIYRYGPNNAGARLGWVTPGAAFAVLFWAVASIGFSVYLSNFANYNEVYGSLGAAVAMLFWLYISAFLVLIGAVLNVQLRARQSEAKVNREAADPAAEDPAASPTTPAPVGRSEPAHTA
- the hemF gene encoding oxygen-dependent coproporphyrinogen oxidase — translated: MADMDTEKARASAWFRSLRDEIVAAFERLEKAQVKGPLSGTAPGRFEVSETRRASEDGSDAGGGLMSVMRGGRVFEKVGVNVSTVHGQLGERAQAAMAARKGLPGMADDPRFWASGISLVAHMQNPHCPAVHMNTRMFWTPHGWWFGGGSDLNPCLERPEDTAHFHSVQKSHCDRHDADFYPRFKAWADEYFYVPHRMRARGVGGIFLDDHCSGDWEADFAFIQDVGRAFLPAFLPLIEKRRGIEWDEADKEAQLVHRGLYAEYNLVYDRGTKFGLETGHDANAVLMSLPPLAKWI
- a CDS encoding SDR family NAD(P)-dependent oxidoreductase, with the protein product MSFSIAGKTAIVTGAANGIGLAIAKLFADKGANVMFADMDEARLQAELGEIGEDEGNIRYFAGDLREKLTIANLLSATLDAFDQVDILVNASRQIAVSDALNPDDDAVETLLQQNLITALRVSQTIAKRMIKQAEARDSVQGSGQNGAIVNLSSIAARRTHPDLMAYSVSTAALDQMTRSMALALAPHKIRVNAVAFGSVMSSSLQETLKDNREYRTDIEDHTPLHRIAPPSELAEAVQYLVCEASSFMTGQIMTVDGGRSLLDSVAAPAH
- a CDS encoding class I SAM-dependent methyltransferase, whose product is MIGSRLPLALDEGGLVLPDGPVAVLAPRAGADLTALPKDRLRIVTGFYPDHAAFRASGHACALGPECAVKADGAFAAVIVCLPRAKAQARGLIAAARTMTAGPVIVDGQKEDGIDSVFRDCRRRATVEGPVNKAHGRMFWMQDGDFADWAVAGPQEVVPGFTTLPGVFSADGVDPASALLAEALPALKGRVADLGAGWGWLSAAVLKASAVTRLDLVEADHSALACARRNVTDTRAAFHWADARDWQPETPLDAVVMNPPFHNSRAADPELGRDFIRAAARGLNGRGQLLLVANRHLPYEPLLDELFVDSGEFGGNRSFKLLRGLQPRGSRSRQAARGAVGSPPGQKGKQR
- the clpS gene encoding ATP-dependent Clp protease adapter ClpS encodes the protein MADKDNDNDDGDASVVVETRTRTKRPPLYKVLLLNDDYTPMEFVVLILEQFFHLNHAQAFEIMLTVHKKGVAVVGVFSHEIAETKVAQVMDFARKHQHPLQCTMEKE